From Herbaspirillum sp. WKF16:
CACAGCGACCGCCAGAAAGAGATCGAGCACGGCTCGCTGCACAAGCCCGTCCACACCTCGGTGACCTACGGCTACAAGGACGCGCGCCAGCTGGCCGAGGTGTTCCAGGGCAAGCAGCCCGGCTACCGCTACGGCCGCCAGGGCAATCCGACGGTGTCGGCGCTGGAAGACAAGATCACCAAGATGGAAGGCGGCAAGTCCACCATCTGCTTCGCCACCGGCATGGCCGCCATCGGCGCCATCGTCCAGGGCCTGCTGCGCGAGGGCGACCATGTGGTGTCCTCGGCTTTCCTGTTCGGCAATACCAATAGCCTCTGGATGACGGTGGGCGCGCAGGGCGCGAAGGTGTCGATGGTGGACGCCACCGATGTGAAGAACGTCGAGGCCGCAATCACGCCGCAAACACGCCTGGTGTTCGTCGAGACCATCGCCAACCCGCGCACCCAGGTGGCCGACTTGAAGCGTATCGGCGAGCTGTGCCGCGAGCGCGGCATCCTCTACGTGGTCGACAACACCATGACGTCGCCCTACCTGTTCCGGCCCAAGTCGGTGGGCGCCGGTTTGGTGGTCAATTCGCTGACCAAGTCCATCGGCGGCCACGGCATCGCGCTGGGCGGCGCGCTGACCGATACCGGCGAATACGACTGGACCCGTCACCCGCACATCGCCGAGAACTACAAGAAGAACCCGGCGCCGCAATGGGGCATGGCGCAGATCCGCGCCAAGGCGCTGCGCGACTTCGGCGCATCGCTGGGACCGGAAGCCGCGCATCACATCGCCGTCGGCGCCGAGACCCTGGCCCTGCGCCAGGAGCGCGAATGCAAGAACGCGCTGGCGCTGGCGCAGATGATGGAAGCCGACGAGCGCTTCGCCGCCGTCTACTATCCCGGCCTGCCTTCGCATCCGCAGCACGCGCTGTCCAAGGAGCTGTTCCGCTCCTTTGGCAGCCTGCTGTCGTTCGAGCTCAAGGACGGCATCGACTGCTTCGACTACCTCAACCGGCTGCGCCTGGCGATCCCGACCAGCAACCTGGGCGACACCCGCACGCTGGTGATCCCGGTGGCGCACACCATCTTCTACGAGATGGGCGCCGAGCGCCGCGCCAGCATGGGCATCGCCGAATCGCTGGTGCGCGTGTCGGTCGGCCTGGAAGATACGGACGACCTGGTGGAGGATTTCCGCCAGGCGCTGGATGCCTGAACCTGAACGCGGCCGCGAATGAAAAAAGCCTGCGCGCTCAATGAGCCGCAGGCTTTTTTATTTGCGCCATCCCGGGCAACGCCGGGAGGGCGGGATCAAGGCACCAGGTTGGAGATCGCCTCGCGGTCGGCCCACTTGGTCTTGTAGGTCGGCGTGAAGGTCTTGAAGCGCTCGATCAGGCGGGCCGGGTCGGCTTCATGCATCATCAGCCCGGATTGGTCGGCGCTGACGAAGCGTTGCGAGACCAAGTGATCGACGAAGGCGATCAGGTTGTCGTAGAAGCCCTCGATGTTGTACAGGCTGATCGGCTTGTAGTGGAAGCCCAGCTGGGCCCAGGTCAGCACCTCGAACAGCTCTTCCAGCGTGCCCATGCCGCCGGGCATGGCGATGAAGCCGTCGGAGAGCTCGGCCATCATGGCCTTGCGCTCATGCATGTCCTTGACGATGTGCAGCCGCGTCAGGCCGTTGTGGCCCAGTTCCTTGTCCAGCAGCGCCTTGGGGATGACGCCGGTGGCTTCGCCGCCCAGCTTCATGATCTCGCTGGCGATGATGCCCATCAGGCCGACGTTGCCGCCGCCGTAGACCAGCGCGATGTTGTTCTTCACCATCTCCCGCGCCAGTGCGCGGGCGCCTTCGGCATAGGCCGGCGAAGCGCCGGGGGAGGAGCCGCAATATACGCAAATCGATTTCATGTTTCCTCTGCAATATCCGTCGTTACAATGGCATGGCTGAGCTGTGCTTGCCTGGACATAAACACCTGCTCAAGCCCTTCGTGTGTTATACCATGATAGTGCGGTGCAGCATAAACTTGCGTGGTGACATGCGAGTGACAGGAGGCAGGTATCCGCCCGCCGCCAGCGTCGAAAGGACATCATGCCGAACAAGATCGTCAGTCTGGCCCTGCAGGGCGGAGGCTCGCACGGCGCCTTCACCTGGGGCGTGCTGGATCGCCTCCTGGAGGACGGCCGCCTGGAATTCGAAGGCATCAGCGGCGCTTCCGCCGGCGCCATGAATGCCGTGGTGATGGCGCAGGGCTACCTGCAGGAGGGGCGCGAAGGCGCGCGCGCCGCGCTGGAACGATTCTGGAACAGCCTGTCCACGCGCGAACCGTTCGACTTCATCCAGCCCGACTACGCCGCGGCCATGCCCAATCCCACACCCATGCCCGGCATGCAGGCGCTGCTGGCGATGACGCGCTTCTTCTCGCCGGCGCAGCTCAATCCGCTGGACATCAATCCCCTGCGCGACATCCTGGCCGAGCAGGTCGACTTCGAGCGCCTGCGCGAGCAGCGCGGGATCAAGCTGTTCATCGCCGCCACCCAGGTCAGCACCGGCACGCTGAAGATCTTCCGCAACCGCGAGCTGTCGCTGGAGGCCTTGCTGGCCTCGGCCTGCCTGCCGTCGCTGCACCGGCCCATCGAGATCGACGGCGAGGCCTATTGGGACGGCGGCCTGACCGCCAATCCGCCGATCTTCCCGCTGCTGCATTCCTGTTCCGCGCGCGACGTCATGGTGGTGCTGCTGCATCCCAGCCGCCGCGCCGGCACGCCTTCCACCAGCCATGACATCGGCCAGCGCCTGTCGGAGATCAGTTTCAGCTCGGCCTTCTTCACCGAGCTGTCGGCGCTGGCCCTGGCGCGGCGCGAGGCGGAAAACTCCACGCTGGCCTTCGGCTCGCTGGAGCGCCGCCTGCGCCAGCTCAACATGCACATGATCGACGCCAGCGAACTGATGGAGCAATTGAGCAACCTCTCCAAGCTCAACACCCAGGGCAGCTTCATCCGCAGCCTGCAGCAGCAGGGCAGGGAGCGCGCCGGCGAGTGGCTGGCGCAGAATTTCGAGCGCGTCGGCCAGTCCTCGACCTTCGACCTGGGGCGCTTCCTGCAATAGCCGCGGCCCCGCCAGCTTCGCGCACGGTCGTTCGAATTTGTCTATACTCTGCAGCTTCACGCACACTGCGACAGAAAAGACGACCATGAGCCAGCACGGCGCCATCCAGCCATCCCGATCCGAATTCCTGCAGGTGCGCGGCCTGCGCTACCACGTGCGCCAATGGGGCGACCCCCACGCGCCGGCGCTGTTCATGCTGCACGGCTGGATGGACGTCTCGGCCTCGTTCCAGTTCATGGTGGACGCGCTGCAGGGCCGCTGGCGGGTGATCGCGCCCGACTGGCGCGGCTTTGGCCTGAGCGAGCGCACCCGGGGCGACTCCTACTGGTTCCCCGATTACCTGGCCGACCTTGACGCCATCGTTGCGCACTATGCCGGCGACGACGCCATCGACCTGCTCGGCCACAGCATGGGCGGCAACGTCGCCACGCTGTACGCCGGCGTGCGGCCGCAGCGCGTCAAGCGCCTGATCAACCTGGAGGGACTGGGCCTGCCGTCGGCCAAGCCGCAGGAGGCGCCGGGCCGTTTCGCCAAGTGGATGGACGAGGTCAGGGGCGGTCCGCTGATGCGCGGCTACGACTCGCTGGAGGAGGTCGCGGCGCGCCTGCAGAAGAACAATGCCCGCCTGTCCGACCAGCGCGCCGCCTTTCTCGCGCAGCACTGGGCGGCGCAAGATGCCTCCGGCTTGTGGCAGGTGCTGGGCGATCCGGCGCACAAGCAGGTCAGCCCGATCCTCTACCGCGTCGACGAAATGACCGCCTGCTGGAGCCAGATCGCGGCACCCGTGCTGTGGGTGGAGGCGACCGACAGCGACATCTGGCGCTTCTTCGGCCAGCACACGCTGATGCGCGAGGAGATCGATCGCCGTATCGCCTTCATCCCCAAGGTCCAGGTCGAGTTCATCGGCGACGCCGGCCACATGCTGCATCACGACCAGCCCGAGCGCCTGGCGCAACTGATCGAGACTTTCCTGGCGCAGCCGCTCTGAACGCCGGCGCGCGCGGCGCAGGGCGACGGCGCGGCCCGATGCGCGGTAGAATGGAGGCGTTTGCAACCTTCATGCAGGTTGTGATCGGCGGCAGCCACAAGCGACCGGCCCGAGTCACCGCGCATCATCCTATGTCCCAGCTCAAATTCGACCTGCACTGCCACTCCAACGTCTCCGACGGCCTGTTGCCGCCCGAGGAAGTGGCGGCGCGCGCGCACGCCAACGGCGTAGACGTGTGGGCGCTGACCGACCACGACGAAGTGGGCGGCGTGGCGCGCGCGCGTGAAGCGGCGCGGGCGCTGGGCATGAAGCACGTCGGCGGGGTGGAGATCTCGGTGACCTGGTGCGGCCAGACCGTGCACATCGTCGGCTTGCGCGTGGATGAAACCAATCCGGCCCTGGTCGCCGGCCTGGCCGCCACCCGCAACGGCCGCGAGCGCCGCGCTCGCGAGATTTCCGGCGAGCTGGAGAAGGTCGGCATCTGCGGCGCCTACGAGGGTGCGCTCAAGCACGTGGGCAACCCGGACCTGATCTCGCGTACCCACTTCGCGCGCCACATGGTCGAATGCGGCCAGTGCGGCGACACCAAGGAAGTTTTCGCCAACTACCTCACCGAAGGCAAGCCGGGCTACGTCCCGCACCGCTGGGCGACGCTGGCCGAGTCGGTGGACTGGATCCTCGGCGCCGGCGGCGTGGCGGTGATCGCCCATCCGGGCCGCTACAAATACACGCAGACGCAGTTCGGCGCGCTGTTCGACGAATTCAAGCAACTGGGCGGCGCCGCTATCGAGGTCAATACCGGCAGCCACACGCCCGAGCAGTACGAGGAGTACGCGCAGGTGGCGCGCAGCTACGGCTTCCTGGCCTCCATGGGCTCGGACTTCCACGGTCCCGGCGAGTCGCGCATCGACCTGGGCGGCCTGCCGCCGCTGCCGGCCGGGGTCAGGCCGGTGTGGCACGACTGGGATTTCTGAGGCGCTCCGTACGAAGCCCACCCTTGATTTCCAGTCCGGCATTCCTATCTAATACCCACTTTCCCGATAGGAGTTTTCCCCATGAAACGCATCTTGCTGTTTGTCGCCACCAACATTGCCGTGCTGGTCGTGATGAGCGTCATCTTGTCGCTGCTGGGCGTAGACCGCTTCCTCACCCGCTCGGGTCTGAACCTGCCCATGCTGCTGGTGTTCTCGCTGGTGGTCGGCTTCACCGGGTCCATCATCTCCTTGCTGATGAGCAAGAGCATGGCCAAATGGTCCACCGGCGCGCGCGTGATCGACACGCCTGTCAACGGCACCGAGGCCTGGCTGCTGCAGACGGTCGGCAAGCTGGCCCAGCGCGCCGGCATCGGCATGCCCGAAGTGGCGGTGTACGAGGGCGAACCCAACGCCTTCGCCACCGGCGCATTCAAGGATTCGGCGCTGGTGGCGGTGTCCACCGGGCTGCTGCAGGGCATGACGCAGGACGAGGTCGAGGCGGTGCTGGGCCACGAGGTGGCGCACATCGCCAACGGCGACATGGTCACCATGACCCTGATCCAGGGCGTGGTGAACACCTTTGTGGTGTTCCTCTCGCGCGTGGTCGGCTACTTCGTCGACTCGGCGCTGCGCCGTAACAACGACGAAGGCCCCGGCATCGGCTACACCGTGACCGTGCTCGTATGCCAGATCGTGTTCGGCATCGGCGCCTCGATCATCGTGGCCTGGTTCTCGCGTCACCGCGAGTTCCGCGCCGACGCAGGCGCCGCGCGCCTGTTGGGCACGCCGCAGCCGATGATCAACGCGCTGGCGCGTCTGGGCGGCTTCTCGCCGGAAGGCCTGCCGCAGTCGATGGCCGCCATGGGCATCAGCGACAAGCCGGGCATCATGGAGCTGTTCTCCACGCACCCGCCGCTTGAGCAGCGTATCGCGGCCCTGCGCGGCCAGCGGTAAAATAGCGGGACAGACAGGCAACGGCGGTGGCGACACCGCCGTTTTGCATTTTCAGCACGCAGATTTGGAAACGATGCCATGAGCCAGTTTTTCGAGATCCACCCCGACAATCCGCAGCTGCGACTGATCAAGCAGGCGGCGCAGATCATTCACAAGGGCGGCCTGGTGGCCTTGCCCACCGACTCTTGTTATGCGCTGGTTTGCCAGCTGGACAACAAGGATGCGGTCGAGCGCGTGCGTCGCGTCCGCGGCGTGGACGACAAGCACCACCTGACGCTGCTGTGCCGCGACCTTTCCGAGATCGCCCAGTACGCCCGCGTCGACAATCGCCAGTACCGGCTGTTGAAGGCGGCCACGCCGGGCGCTTACACCTTCATCCTGGAAGCCACCAAGGAAGTGCCGCGCCGGCTCTCGCACCCCTCGCGCAAGACCATCGGCCTGCGCGTGCCCGAGAATCGCATCGCCCACATGCTGCTGGAAGAGCTGGGCGAGCCCCTCATCGGCACCACGCTGATGCTGCCTGGCGACGAGCTGCCGCTGACCAACGCCGACGACATCCGCGACCAGCTGGAAAAGCAGATCGAGCTGGTGATCGACAGCGGCGCCTGCAGCCTGGAGCCAACCACCGTGATCGACCTGACCGACGACGAGCAGCCGGTGCTGGTGCGCCAGGGCAGGGGCGACGCCGGCCTGTTCGGCTTGCAGGCGGCCTGAGTGCCGCTTGCCTTGCATCCAGCTTCGGCCACGCAGGTGGCTGTCGAAGTTTTTCGAATTAGCGAGGGTGATGTTGCCCCTCTGATAAAATCCCGCCCATGAACGATCTCATCCAGACCGTCGCGGT
This genomic window contains:
- a CDS encoding cystathionine gamma-synthase family protein, whose protein sequence is MNDKKTYGFTTTILHSDRQKEIEHGSLHKPVHTSVTYGYKDARQLAEVFQGKQPGYRYGRQGNPTVSALEDKITKMEGGKSTICFATGMAAIGAIVQGLLREGDHVVSSAFLFGNTNSLWMTVGAQGAKVSMVDATDVKNVEAAITPQTRLVFVETIANPRTQVADLKRIGELCRERGILYVVDNTMTSPYLFRPKSVGAGLVVNSLTKSIGGHGIALGGALTDTGEYDWTRHPHIAENYKKNPAPQWGMAQIRAKALRDFGASLGPEAAHHIAVGAETLALRQERECKNALALAQMMEADERFAAVYYPGLPSHPQHALSKELFRSFGSLLSFELKDGIDCFDYLNRLRLAIPTSNLGDTRTLVIPVAHTIFYEMGAERRASMGIAESLVRVSVGLEDTDDLVEDFRQALDA
- a CDS encoding LOG family protein produces the protein MKSICVYCGSSPGASPAYAEGARALAREMVKNNIALVYGGGNVGLMGIIASEIMKLGGEATGVIPKALLDKELGHNGLTRLHIVKDMHERKAMMAELSDGFIAMPGGMGTLEELFEVLTWAQLGFHYKPISLYNIEGFYDNLIAFVDHLVSQRFVSADQSGLMMHEADPARLIERFKTFTPTYKTKWADREAISNLVP
- a CDS encoding patatin-like phospholipase family protein, which encodes MPNKIVSLALQGGGSHGAFTWGVLDRLLEDGRLEFEGISGASAGAMNAVVMAQGYLQEGREGARAALERFWNSLSTREPFDFIQPDYAAAMPNPTPMPGMQALLAMTRFFSPAQLNPLDINPLRDILAEQVDFERLREQRGIKLFIAATQVSTGTLKIFRNRELSLEALLASACLPSLHRPIEIDGEAYWDGGLTANPPIFPLLHSCSARDVMVVLLHPSRRAGTPSTSHDIGQRLSEISFSSAFFTELSALALARREAENSTLAFGSLERRLRQLNMHMIDASELMEQLSNLSKLNTQGSFIRSLQQQGRERAGEWLAQNFERVGQSSTFDLGRFLQ
- a CDS encoding alpha/beta fold hydrolase codes for the protein MSQHGAIQPSRSEFLQVRGLRYHVRQWGDPHAPALFMLHGWMDVSASFQFMVDALQGRWRVIAPDWRGFGLSERTRGDSYWFPDYLADLDAIVAHYAGDDAIDLLGHSMGGNVATLYAGVRPQRVKRLINLEGLGLPSAKPQEAPGRFAKWMDEVRGGPLMRGYDSLEEVAARLQKNNARLSDQRAAFLAQHWAAQDASGLWQVLGDPAHKQVSPILYRVDEMTACWSQIAAPVLWVEATDSDIWRFFGQHTLMREEIDRRIAFIPKVQVEFIGDAGHMLHHDQPERLAQLIETFLAQPL
- a CDS encoding 3',5'-nucleoside bisphosphate phosphatase, with product MSQLKFDLHCHSNVSDGLLPPEEVAARAHANGVDVWALTDHDEVGGVARAREAARALGMKHVGGVEISVTWCGQTVHIVGLRVDETNPALVAGLAATRNGRERRAREISGELEKVGICGAYEGALKHVGNPDLISRTHFARHMVECGQCGDTKEVFANYLTEGKPGYVPHRWATLAESVDWILGAGGVAVIAHPGRYKYTQTQFGALFDEFKQLGGAAIEVNTGSHTPEQYEEYAQVARSYGFLASMGSDFHGPGESRIDLGGLPPLPAGVRPVWHDWDF
- the htpX gene encoding protease HtpX is translated as MKRILLFVATNIAVLVVMSVILSLLGVDRFLTRSGLNLPMLLVFSLVVGFTGSIISLLMSKSMAKWSTGARVIDTPVNGTEAWLLQTVGKLAQRAGIGMPEVAVYEGEPNAFATGAFKDSALVAVSTGLLQGMTQDEVEAVLGHEVAHIANGDMVTMTLIQGVVNTFVVFLSRVVGYFVDSALRRNNDEGPGIGYTVTVLVCQIVFGIGASIIVAWFSRHREFRADAGAARLLGTPQPMINALARLGGFSPEGLPQSMAAMGISDKPGIMELFSTHPPLEQRIAALRGQR
- a CDS encoding L-threonylcarbamoyladenylate synthase, whose product is MSQFFEIHPDNPQLRLIKQAAQIIHKGGLVALPTDSCYALVCQLDNKDAVERVRRVRGVDDKHHLTLLCRDLSEIAQYARVDNRQYRLLKAATPGAYTFILEATKEVPRRLSHPSRKTIGLRVPENRIAHMLLEELGEPLIGTTLMLPGDELPLTNADDIRDQLEKQIELVIDSGACSLEPTTVIDLTDDEQPVLVRQGRGDAGLFGLQAA